From the Camelus dromedarius isolate mCamDro1 chromosome 36, mCamDro1.pat, whole genome shotgun sequence genome, one window contains:
- the SEMA4D gene encoding semaphorin-4D isoform X1, with product MRMCVPTGGLLTALAVVFGTAVAFAPVPRITWEHQEVQLTQFHEPGIFNYSALLLSEDKDTLYVGAREAVFALNAHNISRKLHEAYWKVSEDKKAKCAEKGKSKQTECLNYIRVLQPLSANALYVCGTNAFQPACDHLSLTSFQFLGKNEDGKGRCPFDPAQSYTSVMVDGELYSGTSYNFLGSEPIISRNSSHSPLRTEYAIPWLNEPSFVFSDVIRESLDDGEDDRVYFFFTEVSVEYEFVFKLLIPRVARVCKGDQGGLRTLQKKWTSFLKARLICSRPESNLVFNVLRDVFVLRAPGLKEPVFYGVFTPQLNNVGLSAVCAYNLSTAEAVFASGKYMQSATVEQSHTKWVRYNGPVPTPQPGACINREARAANLSSSLNLPDKTLQFVKDHPLMDDSVTPVDNRPRLVKTDANYTQIVVDRTQALDGTVYDVMFVSTDRGALHKAINLENDVHIIEETQLFQDFEPVQTLLLSSKKGRRFIYAGSNSGVVQAPVAFCGQHGTCEDCVLARDPYCAWSPAAAACVTLHQTDSPSRELIQEMSGDTSACPDKVKESYRQHFFKRGGTAELKCSQKSNLARAVWKFRDSVLKVESPKYSLVGRKNLLIFDLSEGDSGVYQCLSEERVRNKTVLQVVAKHVLEVKVVPRTPAASAPPATRTEGGRITPKMSLGPTQGSPPQTPAVRVSTPSAVSPPSRPAAPTSTSCEPKIVINTVPQVHSEKTMYLKSSDNRLFMSLCLLFFVLFLCLLTYNCYKGYLPGQCLKFRSAVFLGKKKPALDFSDCEQSGKETLVEQGSFSQQNGGQPKPALDTGYETEQDTMASRVPTDREDSQRMDELPGRDKPFDVKCELQFADSDADGD from the exons ATGAGGATGTGCGTCCCCACAGGGGGGCTGCTCACCGCCCTCGCCGTGGTGTTTGGGACAGCGGTGGCGTTTGCTCCCGTACCTCGGATCACCTGGGAGCACCAAG agGTGCAGCTGACGCAGTTTCACGAGCCGGGCATCTTCAACTACTCGGCCTTGCTGCTGAGCGAGGACAAGGACACCTTGTACGTGGGCGCCCGGGAAGCCGTGTTTGCCTTGAACGCGCACAACATCTCCAGGAAGCTGCACGAG GCCTACTGGAAGGTCTCAGAAGATAAAAAAGCCAAATGCGCGGAGAAGGGGAAGTCAAAACAG ACAGAATGCCTGAACTACATCCGCGTGCTGCAGCCGCTGAGTGCCAACGCCCTTTACGTGTGCGGGACCAACGCGTTCCAGCCGGCCTGCGACCACCTG AGCTTAACATCCTTTCAGTTTCTGGGGAAAAATGAAGATGGCAAAGGAAGGTGTCCCTTTGACCCTGCGCAGAGCTACACGTCTGTCATGGTTG ACGGAGAGCTTTATTCCGGGACGTCGTACAACTTTTTGGGAAGCGAACCCATCATCTCCCGAAAttcttcccacagccctctgagAACAGAGTACGCGATACCCTGGCTGAACG AGCCCAGCTTCGTGTTTTCTGACGTCATCCGAGAGAGCCTGGACGACGGCGAGGACGACAGGGTCTACTTCTTCTTCACGGAGGTGTCTGTCGAGTACGAGTTTGTCTTCAAGCTGCTGATCCCCCGGGTGGCGAGGGTGTGCAAG GGGGACCAGGGCGGCTTGAGGACCTTACAGAAGAAGTGGACCTCCTTCCTGAAGGCCAGGCTCATCTGCTCCCGGCCGGAGAGCAACCTCGTCTTCAACGTGCTGCGGGACGTCTTCGTCCTCCGGGCCCCGGGCCTGAAGGAGCCCGTGTTCTACGGGGTCTTCACCCCGCAGCT gaACAACGTGGGGCTGTCGGCCGTGTGTGCCTACAACCTGTCCACGGCCGAGGCGGTCTTCGCCAGCGGGAAGTACATGCAGAGTGCCACGGTGGAGCAGTCCCACACCAAGTGGGTGCGCTACAACGGGCCGGTGCCCACGCCGCAGCCCGGGGCG TGTATCAACCGGGAGGCGCGGGCGGCCAACCTCTCCAGCTCGCTCAACCTGCCAGACAAGACCCTGCAGTTTGTCAAAGATCACCCGCTCATGGACGACTCTGTGACCCCGGTAGACAACAGACCCCGGCTGGTCAAAACCGACGCGAACTACACACAGATCGTGGTGGACAGGACCCAGGCCCTGGACGGGACCGTCTACGATGTCATGTTTGTCAGCACAG ACCGGGGCGCCCTGCACAAAGCCATCAACCTTGAGAATGACGTCCACATCATCGAGGAGACACAGCTCTTCCAGGACTTCGAGCCGGTCCAGACCCTGCTGCTGTCCTCCAAGAAG GGCAGGAGGTTCATCTATGCCGGTTCCAACTCGGGCGTGGTGCAGGCCCCCGTGGCCTTCTGCGGACAGCACGGCACCTGCGAGGACTGCGTGCTGGCCCGGGACCCCTACTGCGCCTGGAGCCCGGCCGCGGCCGCCTGCGTCACCCTGCACCAGACCGACAGCCCCAGCAG GGAGTTGATTCAGGAAATGAGCGGAGACACGTCCGCTTGCCCCG ATAAAGTTAAAGAAAGTTACCGGCAGCATTTTTTCAAGCGTGGGGGCACAGCAGAACTCAAGTGCTCCCAAAAGTCCAACCTGGCCCGGGCGGTGTGGAAGTTCCGGGACAGCGTGCTCAAGGTCGAGAGCCCCAAGTACAGCCTGGTGGGCAGGAAGAACTTGCTCATCTTCGACCTGTCGGAAGGAGACAGTGGGGTGTACCAGTGCCTGTCGGAGGAGAGGGTCAGAAACAAGACCGTCTTGCAGGTGGTGGCCAAGCACGTCCTGGAGGTCAAGGTGGTCCCGCGGACCCCGGCGGCCTCTGCCCCGCCGGCCACACGGACAGAAGGTGGCAGGATCACCCCCAAAATGTCGCTGGGGCCTACCCAAggctcccctccccagaccccagccGTGCGGGTCAGCACGCCCAGTGCCGTCAGCCCCCCGTCCCGCCCCGCGGCGCCCACCAGCACGTCCTGTGAACCAAAGATCGTCATCAACACGGTCCCCCAGGTCCACTCGGAGAAGACGATGTATCTCAAGTCCAGTGACAACCGCCTCTTCatgtccctctgcctcctcttcttcgtcctcttcctctgcctcctgacctaCAACTGCTACAAGGGCTACCTGCCCGGGCAGTGCCTGAAGTTCCGCTCGGCCGTGTTCCTCGGGAAGAAGAAGCCCGCGCTGGACTTCTCCGACTGCGAGCAGAGCGGGAAGGAGACGCTGGTGGAGCAGGGCAGCTTCTCCCAGCAGAACGGAGGGCAGCCCAAGCCGGCCCTGGACACCGGCTACGAGACAGAGCAGGACACCATGGCCAGCAGGGTGCCCACCGACAGGGAGGACTCGCAGAGGATGGACGAGCTCCCGGGCCGGGACAAGCCGTTCGACGTCAAGTGCGAGCTGCAGTTTGCCGACTCGGACGCGGACGGGGACTGA